CGGCGCTTTACGGGCAACTCGCCGACGCTTTACGGGCGACTCGCCGCCGCTTTACGGGCGACTCGCCGGCGCTTTACGGGCCACTCGCCGGCGCAGTCTGACCATTTGCTCTCACGTCACCAGCTGAGATGAACCACTTCCATAGCAACCGCATCTACGACTACAACAGGGTCATGCAGCTCTACCTGGAAGAGCAAGTCAAGTTTTACGAGACGGTAAAAAGCAATTGTCTGGCCCCTGATTGGACGGCCCTTAACCCTCGCCTCTCTGTCCACCGGCAGATCGCCGCAAAGCTGAGACAAGCTCACGGCCAGTTCACAACAATGTGAAGGCGCCTCGCGAGGTCCGGCCGAAGaactctcccccccccccccccctcccttctcaTTGAAAGCTAAATGGCAAAGCGGAGAGGCCCAGCGCTGAGTGCGGCACAcaattcttcttcctctttttttgtttttaagatcAGCGAGCTGGTGACGGGAACGAAAGGCACTAAACCGCAGTTTACACAACTGAGGAAATAATCGTGTCACTGTAGCCTCTTTAAGAAAAAACCAAATCCAATTCAGAAAAGCTAGCTGTGCCTTTTCATATGAATGTGTGCTATTGTACATTTCCCTGGAAGgaaatgtgcgtgtgtgtttgtcggCGCCTTCTTTCTTCCTGCACTTTCTGCTCAGAAGACAGGAAGCTCCGCCCCTTCCCGTCCTCCTCGCCCCACGTGCCTTGCTcagttgaaatgaaaagagaaagcGCTTCAATCCAATTCCATTTGTTGCATTTGATGGACGTTTACATTTCAAGACCTAATGCGCATTTGAAGACTACGAATGAATTGCCACTGCCTTTAATCTGATTctggtgtttttttatatatgaaGGTGCAGGAGCTGTAGAGCACATATGCAATTTGGTTTTGCTTTTTGCTCGCAATCGTTTTGTTGTTCACCTTGTTTTGAGATCCTGTGAGACACATCTATAgtaaatgtatgtatttaaTAAAAAGCACGCCGACCAGCATCACGGCTCCATAATGTACAATGTAGGTAAGGCCTGATGGAAGGTTCTGTTTTGCTCAGTCCAATGGCAGACTTTGATGAAGGTGCATCGGCTCTTATTTCTATGTACACGAGTAGCTAAACAAGTGGCTGGTGAGTGTACAATTcctcaaataaatatacattatTCTATCACCTGTTTTGCTCATTTCCCGAGATTTCTTTGTGCCttgaaatggaataaaaatagctaaaacaactttttcttttctaattgGAGGCATTTTCCATGCAAAGAATTCTGCTCTTGTTCttggcgtgcgtgcgtgcgtgcgtgcacactGAGGTCCTTATCTGCGCTGAACAGATTCTTGCGTttgagaaacaaaatggaatgCGAATGAGCGCGCAAGGGGTCAAAGGGGGGTTTGTGCATCCCTGTGGCCGTGGGTGAAAGAGGCCTTTTAGCTGTGCACCAAGCTCCCTCCCGCTGTCATCAGGTGCAGCTGGAGAGCAACATGCACAGCTATTGACTTTGTCAAGTAAGTTTGCTACGCCAGAGAAGAACGTGGACAACCCTgccattaaaatgaaactttttCTCCCTCTTTTGTCTTCTGTCCATCTCTCGCATGCACTCATGGTTGACCACAAGGCACTGACTCTGAGGCACTGCACATGATGaaagtttgattttatttttagaatatCATCGCTTCAGGCTAGTGAAAAGCCAAAATTAACCCACTTCAAGATATTAACACTATGACATGAAAAAcattatacatatatttttacatttatatatacatctatatacatatagatatatatatattgacttTGGCTTTTTGTATTAATCTACTACTGAATTTCTTATTGAGCTGCACTTGTAATTTTATTGGACTTTTGTTTCTACAATTTTATTTCCGTACTGCCCTTTATTTCTGCTGTCGTGCACTCATTATCGTAAGTCATTaataattcaaacaaaagaaatgttttgatcGGCCCACTTTAACCTACATTTTtgctgacagaaaaaaaatcaaaacaaagtacaaaaaatcAGTCACCGTGAAAAATGTCCAGGAATGAAGAGTTGGTCCATCGCCATGGTAACGGTCGCTCAGGGAGAGCGATGTTTTCGAAAGGCCCGCGGCCGGATCATCATGGTGACTTTGCGTAGCGAGTAATAGTCGGAGTCTCTCCACGAGTGCCACACGATCCCGTCGGGGCCCAGCTGACCGTTGGGCGCGTAGTGGCCTCCCTGCGGGACACACgccagccggccagccggccagccggccagccggccagccggccagccagccagccagccagccagccagccagccagccagccagccagccagccagcgctgCTCAGTTTGCACCAAACTGCCGCCACTCGACGGGACACTCACCCTGTAGTAGACGCCATTGAGGTTGGCGTAGAAGCACTGGCTGTACCACCATCCGCCGTGGGAGATCTCGGCGCAGATGTCGCCGCTGTCGGGCGTGCTGAAGCCGCGCTTGTCGTGGTACCAGCCGAAAGAGTCGCGCGCGCTGCCGCCGAAGCCCGACACGTGCAGACGGTAACGGTGCTCCTCATCTTCTACGCTGCGCCACACGCACGACACGGATACGTCCGAACTGTTTATAGTCACGGGTAGCTTTGCCGAGGCTCTCGCTTGGATCCTTTGTGcaatttttctttgcaaacCGCTGTGTGGGATCCTGGTGGATGGCCCACCTGCACTGCTTAGGATTTGAGATGAGCAACGAGTGCTTCTCGTGCAACACTGATGCATGATGTAAATATTGTACGCAAGAGTGCACGTTTGGTAGTGAGCGGAAGACTTCATTGCGGAGTCCGCATTGCTCTTGGCGCATTTGGCTTAAGTGCTTCTTTGAAATGGGCCACCCACCTGAAGTGTTGATAGAGGGCGTGTTTGTGCTTGTTGCTCCAGTCCTCTAGATCGATTCGCAAGCTGTAGTCCCCGTGGCCGCTCAGCTCGTGGATGTGGTCGTTGCCCAGCCAGAACTCGGAGCGCAGGTCGCCGAAACCGGCCCGGTATTCGCGCCAGCCGCGGTCAAAGCTGACGGAGCCGTCCACCCGCCTCTGGATGACTGTCCAACCGCCGCCTGGCGACGGCATGGCGGTGAGCGTGGGATTGCACCGTGCGGTGATTTTGATGACATTGCCTCACCTGGTCATGGTTTTACGCCAACGCCACAGTGCATTTTGTGGCGTGGACGGACGCGCGACTCACCGTCAGTGTCCATGTCGCAGTAGACCTCCACAGGCAGGGCTGCAAGTGAGGGCACCACGGTGTAGACACCCGACCTCGTCACTCCGTTGTAGTAGATGGAGGCGCAGTCGATGGGACAGTTCCTCATGTGCTGGATGTCTGAAGGAAGCCAAAGGACAGCAACAAGTGGGCGGCAAGCAAGCACCCTCTGCTGGAAGTCGATGGTACAGGCGTACCCGGATGTAAAGCCCACTGGCGGCTATTCATGAGAGGATTGGGCCGGACTGAGTTGATCAAGCATCCGGGGCTCTTCTTGGCCTGCTCCACTAATCGGCTGAGGTTGTGAACTTGGTTCTAAAAGTAGACACGCAAAAAATACGACGACTAAGCGGGGCGCTCGGAAGGAAGCGGCTGTGCGCATTTGGAGCTCCATACCTGCAGGTTGAGGATAAGCGTTCCCTGGAGGTGCAGCAGGCTGGTGGCCTCGGCGTAGTGCACCTCCATCTGGTGGAAACGTCGCTCCTGGGTGGCGTTGGAATGGCTCCCGTCGTCGTGCTGACAAACAACAGCGGCAAAGTGGACTCGCTTGCCAGGACGACGCCCGAGGCCCGAAGCCTCGTTGCCAGGCGCAACATCACACGTCACGTGAGGCCACCTTTGGCTCAAGGCCGTGTTTTCTCATTGGCTCAGTGGATCATGGCGCATGAAGCTAATCCTGTTAGTTAGCGAGGTCAAGGATATGTTAGAGGAGGGGGGGCTACCCGCCGACATATTACACAGCGGTGGAAAGAGCACAGCGGTGGAAACGGCACAGTGGAGAAAACGAGACCAGGCCCCAAAGGCCGCTCCTGCCACCAATCCTGCTTCTGAATCAGAATACAACTCGCGAGGCAGGCAGTCTCACTCATTGGCGGCAtcttatctatctatctagcgGGGGTCACCTGTAGCAGCTCAAAGTGCCTGATGCGATGGCGGTGGTCGCGCAGCTCCTCGTGCAGCTGGCGGACGGTCTCCTTCAGCTCAGCCACCTGCTGCTTACGCTCCTCGTTCTGGCGCAGCCAATAGGAGACCTCGTCCGTGCAGCGGAACATGTCGGGGCAGCGCTGCCCGTCCAGCTGCGGCAGAGTGGCCGCCAGCCGGCACATGCCGTCCTCCGTCGGCTGCAGGGTGGTGGAAACGGGATAAGATCTCCGTCGTGATCTGCAGGGAGTCACGCACCTGGTTGGTGTAGTCGCCGCACTGGGATCCGCCGCCGTGCTGGCCGCTGGCGTTCAGCTGCTCCGCCGTCGCCCCcgagagcagcagcaggagggcCCAGAGAGCCGAACCTCGCGCAGGAGGCTCGGCCCAGCGCATGGCTGCCGAGCGGGGCCCCGAGACGGACTTCACCGGGTGAGGCTCGGCCCGCCGGGCCTAGCGAGAAAGAGACCTTTTCAAAACATACGCTCGTGACATAGTCAAATCAAAAAAACGTTGTGGTTGAATTGAAGGGCTATTGCGCCGTTCTGTTCTTGTGTTTCAAGCTTTGCCATTTAATAAATAGGTACTTGGAGATGAAATGTTCTTAACTGTCAAATATGATGTCTTCGAACCGAGCGAGCGACCCAGGCAGCAAATGATAACTTGGGAGGAGGGTTCGCCTTAGCTCGCTCTGTGTTTTCAGCTACTCAAGTTAAGTACAGATCAAATCTACTCAAGTCTTTGTAAAGAATGTAAAGAAACTGACCTCGTTGAGAGACCACCTCCGACCCCGTCCTGGGCACTGCGCTTTGGGCCCCTTTCCATGCTCCACtgccgtctttttttttctccctctcccCCACTGTTTGGCTGTCTTGTGGTGTCTTACTTTGCGGTCTCTCTTTCACTAGACATCTTAGGCCCATAATCCCCCTGTAAGaggatgagagagagagagagagagagagagagagagagagagagagagagagagagagagagagagagagagagagagagagaaagcgcAAGGCAAATGAGGAGCTGCTGCTGAATTTCAAGACAGGTGCCACGCTGAAGTGGaaacacatgcaaaaaaatcaattcaataaacaaaacacaagcacTGGATTTGAATGATTTTCCAAGcactttaaaagtgacttgaTTTGACAGACACAATTGTATAAGGGTACTTGAGGAAAGGAGCACGCTGTGCATATTTGATATTTGCCGCCCCCGAGTAAAGCGCGCGGCAGGTCGGCTAATCCTTTCGCTTATCTCCCAAGGGCCCTGCCGGGGGTGAGTGGGCGTATGAGGGGCGTTTATCCTATTATGACGCCAATCCGCTCGCCGCGCCGCCGGCTCCTGCGCATCCTCGACTTCCTCTTTGCTTGCCAGGTGACACTCGGCCAATGACGTCATGACAAGTCCGCTTGAGTGCAAAATCAAGTGTGTGGTGACCAACATTCAACAAGGCCCTTAGACATGGTCTAGACGACGGACGGGGGCTTCGGGTCAAAGTCTTTGGTGCCTGCAGGAGGTTTGCGACCACACGGTGGCACTATAAAGCAACTCAGCATTGTCTTTGTGCTGCATCATAAATTCGGTCAAAGACTTCATACATACAGTAGATCCACATCTTGTAAATATCTAGTATATCCATCCACACTATATCTTGTAAGTGGGTCACATCTTGGTAGTCAATGAGTTGTTAATCCTGTGCGGGCCTGACGCATCAATGTGTCAATACACGGCGGTGGCGACGGGCGGCCGACACTTATTAGTTCCACACTAATGACGGTGCGCGGTGTACTGTGAAGTGTTATCGCAGCGTTTATCAAGACATCCGCACTCCCAGCGTGTGTCTTTTCTCTAGCAGCAGGCCCAATGTTTCATCAGAGCGTCTGGTGACGTCAGTCGCCGATTGTGGTGTGGCGGGCGTCCGCTGCTTTTGTCCGTAGTGGACTCCCCGCTTCTTCTTATTGGAGGGGGGGACTTACTTCACAGCGGAGGACAGATTTATTGCCGGAGGATTCGGGCACGGTTGGCCGGGTTTGCTTTTAAGTCAAACGCGACAGCGAGTGTGTGGCCGTTTCAGAGCGCCTCATTGTTGGGCGCGAGTGCCCGCATTGGTGACTTCAAGGAATCCAAACAATGAAGTCTGTAGTTTAGTAACGTCTTGACGAGAGAGGGAAGAGGCATGATGTCACTTTGTGTCAGGACACCCGGCCGCGACAATGACGCATCCCCTCACGGCTAATCGAGCGTGGACTAAATTCGCGTCCAAATGAGGCCGAACAACAGCGAAGGTGGCGACCATGACTCTGTGCCGTCTCCTCAAGTTGAAACTGCACTCGCGCCATAAAGCCTGAGCTCGTACATGCGGCGGTGAATAACATTTTGCCGTGGCGGTGCGCAggtaaccatggcaacatgCCGGCGCG
The Syngnathus acus chromosome 24, fSynAcu1.2, whole genome shotgun sequence genome window above contains:
- the si:ch211-203k16.3 gene encoding techylectin-5B, whose amino-acid sequence is MRWAEPPARGSALWALLLLLSGATAEQLNASGQHGGGSQCGDYTNQPTEDGMCRLAATLPQLDGQRCPDMFRCTDEVSYWLRQNEERKQQVAELKETVRQLHEELRDHRHRIRHFELLQHDDGSHSNATQERRFHQMEVHYAEATSLLHLQGTLILNLQNQVHNLSRLVEQAKKSPGCLINSVRPNPLMNSRQWALHPDIQHMRNCPIDCASIYYNGVTRSGVYTVVPSLAALPVEVYCDMDTDGGGWTVIQRRVDGSVSFDRGWREYRAGFGDLRSEFWLGNDHIHELSGHGDYSLRIDLEDWSNKHKHALYQHFSVEDEEHRYRLHVSGFGGSARDSFGWYHDKRGFSTPDSGDICAEISHGGWWYSQCFYANLNGVYYRGGHYAPNGQLGPDGIVWHSWRDSDYYSLRKVTMMIRPRAFRKHRSP